The Geoglobus acetivorans genome window below encodes:
- a CDS encoding MBL fold metallo-hydrolase encodes MKITFLGTGVAVSLAGKAQQSILIEDDKLVLVDCGFGTMLRLQQAGYDATDIDAIVLTHFHLDHCGELMGILKARWLNGAKKIDIHAPEGARNFMDSFFSASPYLIGKPDFRVYEVSDGDIFSIGHLKFEARKTIHSLESLGYAVNDVLISGDTSAFSGLYHDVDTVIHEMSLDFGGKPDFHTSPENFAENAGNIRKAYFIHLYPPAYGNRKNIAAFLEKKGVRAEYPNDLEVLML; translated from the coding sequence ATGAAAATAACCTTCCTCGGTACGGGTGTTGCGGTGAGCCTCGCCGGAAAGGCGCAGCAGTCTATTCTGATAGAGGACGATAAGCTCGTGCTTGTGGACTGCGGATTCGGAACAATGCTCAGACTCCAGCAGGCAGGGTATGATGCAACAGACATTGACGCAATCGTTCTCACCCATTTTCATCTCGACCACTGCGGAGAGCTGATGGGAATTCTGAAGGCGAGGTGGCTAAACGGTGCGAAGAAAATCGACATCCACGCCCCGGAAGGCGCCAGAAACTTCATGGACAGCTTTTTCTCAGCATCTCCATATCTAATCGGAAAACCTGACTTCAGAGTTTACGAGGTTTCTGACGGAGATATCTTTTCAATCGGACACCTGAAATTCGAGGCGAGGAAAACGATACACTCTCTGGAGAGCTTGGGATATGCAGTGAATGATGTGCTGATTTCAGGGGACACGTCAGCATTTTCAGGGCTTTACCACGATGTCGATACGGTGATTCATGAAATGTCCCTGGACTTCGGCGGAAAGCCAGACTTCCACACCTCACCCGAGAACTTCGCAGAAAACGCCGGAAACATCAGGAAGGCGTACTTCATACACCTCTACCCCCCAGCGTACGGGAACAGGAAAAATATTGCAGCGTTTCTCGAAAAGAAAGGAGTCAGAGCTGAGTATCCGAACGATCTCGAAGTTTTGATGCTGTGA
- the thpR gene encoding RNA 2',3'-cyclic phosphodiesterase, translating to MRLFVAIDISEDIRKELLPLLSLLSGYRGIKPVEPENLHITLKFLGEVNDAKAELIRDRLRQIQLEPFKIRFRGIGFFPNSNYLRVIWIGVEGDGIYSLAKDVEESMRKLGFKKDKDFKAHLTVGRVKRIGPQDKAKLLKELETYSREYGEMVVDNFRLKKSTLTPKGPIYEDVEVFGGL from the coding sequence ATGAGACTGTTTGTTGCCATCGATATCAGCGAAGACATCAGAAAAGAGCTTTTACCACTTCTATCCCTTCTGTCAGGTTACAGAGGAATAAAACCCGTAGAACCGGAGAACCTCCACATCACACTGAAGTTTCTCGGAGAGGTCAATGACGCAAAGGCTGAGCTGATAAGGGACAGGCTGAGGCAGATTCAACTCGAGCCATTTAAAATAAGATTCAGAGGTATCGGGTTCTTCCCGAATTCAAATTACCTGAGGGTTATATGGATAGGAGTTGAAGGAGACGGGATTTACAGCCTTGCAAAGGACGTGGAGGAAAGCATGAGGAAGCTCGGGTTCAAGAAAGACAAGGACTTCAAGGCACACCTCACAGTCGGCAGAGTTAAAAGGATCGGACCCCAGGACAAGGCCAAGCTCCTGAAAGAGCTGGAAACGTACAGCAGAGAGTATGGAGAGATGGTGGTGGATAACTTCAGGCTGAAGAAGTCAACTCTCACACCTAAGGGACCGATTTACGAGGACGTTGAGGTCTTCGGGGGGTTGTAG
- a CDS encoding threonine--tRNA ligase has translation MKILLLHSDYIEYEVKKKTRLAEPFEGKGERVDEALVVFISVEKGDTEDTALKAVEEISEVAKKVNAEKVVLYPYAHLSSNLADPETAVKLLKFMEEKLSSSFEVHRSPFGWYKAFKISCKGHPLSELSREIKGEDIEVTQALRDEEKAKSYWYILTPEKELAQVEDFDFSQYPNLKKFVDYEISKRRAVDRVPPHVELMKRLEIADYEEASDSGHMRYYPNGRLIKSLLEMFVTEKCIEYGAMEVETPIMYDRAHPTLRKYLERFPARQYIIKGDKRDFFLRFAACFGQFLMTSQATITYRHLPLKMYELTRYSFRKEQRGELVGLRRLRAFTMPDMHTIVRDIEEAKEEFYNQYKLSVEVLREIGLEPEDYEVAIRITKDFYEENKEFIHSIAEVLNKPILIEMWDRRFFYFVLKFEFNFVDALDKASALSTVQIDVENAERYGITYVDSDGKEKHPLILHCSASGAIERVMYSLLEKEYMKAEEGKLPMLPVWLSPTQVRIIPIAERHLEKAIEIAEVLRANRIRADVDDREETTGKKVRDAATQWVPYVVVVGDRELESGKLSVTVRKESTKEKQKKVEMTVDELIEEVKKECEGRPYKPLPMPVLLSKRPSMR, from the coding sequence ATGAAAATACTCCTGCTTCACTCGGACTACATCGAGTATGAGGTCAAGAAGAAGACCAGACTTGCCGAACCATTTGAGGGCAAGGGTGAGAGGGTAGATGAGGCCCTTGTGGTTTTCATTTCTGTCGAAAAAGGAGATACGGAAGATACAGCATTAAAAGCCGTTGAGGAAATATCTGAAGTCGCAAAAAAGGTTAATGCCGAAAAGGTTGTTCTCTATCCTTACGCTCACCTTTCGTCAAATCTTGCCGATCCAGAAACTGCCGTAAAGCTACTGAAATTCATGGAAGAGAAACTCTCCTCCAGCTTCGAGGTTCATCGCTCGCCGTTTGGATGGTACAAAGCCTTCAAAATCTCATGCAAGGGACACCCTCTCAGCGAGCTTTCCAGGGAGATCAAAGGTGAGGATATTGAGGTAACCCAGGCGTTGAGGGATGAGGAGAAGGCCAAAAGCTACTGGTACATCCTCACGCCGGAAAAGGAGCTTGCCCAGGTTGAAGATTTTGACTTCAGTCAGTACCCAAACCTGAAGAAGTTCGTGGACTATGAGATATCAAAGAGGAGAGCCGTGGACAGGGTTCCTCCGCACGTTGAGCTTATGAAAAGGCTCGAAATCGCAGATTACGAGGAAGCATCAGACAGCGGACACATGCGCTACTATCCCAACGGCAGACTGATAAAGAGCCTTCTCGAGATGTTTGTAACAGAGAAGTGCATTGAGTACGGGGCGATGGAGGTAGAGACCCCAATAATGTACGATAGGGCCCATCCAACCCTGAGGAAGTACTTGGAAAGGTTCCCGGCCAGGCAGTACATAATCAAGGGCGACAAGAGGGATTTCTTCCTGAGGTTCGCCGCCTGTTTCGGCCAGTTTTTAATGACGTCTCAGGCCACGATAACCTACAGGCACCTGCCTTTGAAAATGTACGAACTCACTCGATACTCATTCAGGAAAGAGCAGAGAGGCGAGCTTGTAGGACTGAGAAGGCTGAGAGCGTTCACCATGCCCGACATGCACACAATAGTCAGAGACATTGAAGAGGCAAAGGAGGAGTTCTATAACCAGTACAAGCTGTCGGTCGAGGTGCTGAGAGAAATAGGCCTTGAGCCTGAGGACTATGAAGTTGCTATCAGGATAACCAAGGACTTCTATGAAGAAAATAAGGAGTTCATCCACTCGATAGCCGAAGTCCTGAACAAGCCCATACTCATCGAGATGTGGGACAGGAGGTTCTTCTACTTCGTGCTGAAGTTCGAGTTCAATTTCGTTGATGCACTTGACAAAGCCTCTGCTCTCTCAACAGTTCAGATTGACGTGGAGAACGCGGAGAGATATGGCATTACTTACGTGGATTCTGACGGTAAGGAAAAACACCCGCTCATCCTGCACTGCTCTGCAAGTGGTGCAATAGAGAGAGTGATGTACTCTCTGCTTGAAAAGGAGTACATGAAAGCGGAGGAGGGCAAACTCCCCATGCTGCCCGTATGGCTCTCCCCAACACAGGTCAGGATAATTCCGATAGCCGAAAGGCATCTCGAAAAAGCCATTGAAATCGCAGAAGTTCTCAGAGCAAACAGAATAAGGGCAGATGTCGATGACAGGGAGGAAACCACAGGAAAGAAGGTGAGGGATGCTGCAACCCAGTGGGTCCCGTATGTGGTCGTTGTGGGAGACCGGGAGCTGGAGAGCGGAAAGCTGAGCGTTACCGTTAGAAAGGAATCCACCAAGGAAAAGCAGAAGAAGGTTGAAATGACCGTTGACGAGCTGATCGAAGAAGTTAAAAAGGAGTGCGAAGGTAGACCGTACAAGCCGCTCCCCATGCCCGTACTGCTATCTAAAAGACCATCTATGAGGTGA
- the cca gene encoding CCA tRNA nucleotidyltransferase, whose amino-acid sequence MTDVAEVIQRVIPNVIPDENLVRKAKSVEETIKSRLETILGNYPEIEYRFLGSYARNTWLPEGLEIDVFLLFPESYSFEELEKVGIEIGKQIVDSYELRYAAHPYVHGTVDGVEIDVVPCYRLKSPERIKSAVDRTPFHHEWLKDRIKGKENEVRLLKRFLKAGGIYGAEYRVRGFSGYLCELLIVFYGSFENLVRNASRWRRDLVIDVENEEVRVKKGLQNVLVIDPVDRKRNVAANLSVDSLAKFIERCRLFLEEPSEEFFIARESPVSAERLNYELENRFVYVVVFERPPIVEDNLYTQLERAEKRIKKLLEENEFQVMRTGHHAGQNCYLLFETLSGEVSGVKKHYGPKIESYENSMRFIRKNREYSRFFENGRYVTYRTRRLKKVEQVIEHAIRTQHESMGKDVSDYIRYGSVYSGREILKLDDLLHTLADFLGVKE is encoded by the coding sequence ATGACAGATGTTGCAGAGGTCATTCAGAGGGTCATTCCCAACGTCATTCCCGATGAGAACCTTGTCAGAAAGGCAAAATCGGTTGAAGAGACCATCAAAAGCAGGCTTGAAACAATACTCGGAAATTATCCTGAAATCGAGTACAGATTCCTCGGGAGTTATGCAAGAAACACCTGGCTCCCGGAAGGGCTTGAAATTGACGTTTTTCTGCTTTTTCCCGAAAGCTACAGCTTTGAAGAGCTGGAAAAGGTCGGAATAGAGATCGGAAAGCAGATTGTGGACAGCTACGAATTGAGGTATGCGGCACATCCCTACGTCCACGGGACTGTGGATGGAGTCGAGATTGACGTCGTGCCGTGTTACAGGCTGAAAAGCCCCGAAAGAATTAAGAGTGCGGTAGACAGAACCCCGTTTCACCACGAGTGGCTTAAAGACAGAATCAAAGGAAAGGAGAACGAGGTCAGGCTCCTGAAGAGATTCCTCAAAGCCGGCGGGATTTACGGTGCGGAATACAGGGTCAGGGGTTTTTCTGGCTATCTGTGCGAGCTTCTTATTGTTTTTTACGGCTCTTTTGAAAACCTTGTAAGGAATGCGTCCCGCTGGAGAAGGGATCTCGTCATAGATGTCGAGAACGAAGAGGTCAGGGTGAAGAAAGGTCTTCAGAACGTTCTCGTTATAGACCCTGTTGACAGAAAGAGAAACGTCGCCGCAAACCTGAGCGTTGACAGCCTTGCAAAGTTCATAGAGCGGTGCAGGCTCTTCCTTGAGGAGCCTTCCGAGGAGTTTTTCATAGCAAGAGAGAGTCCAGTCAGTGCGGAGAGACTAAATTACGAGCTTGAAAACAGGTTTGTTTACGTGGTTGTTTTTGAGAGACCGCCAATAGTTGAGGACAACCTCTACACACAGCTTGAGAGGGCAGAGAAGAGAATAAAAAAGCTGCTCGAGGAGAACGAGTTTCAGGTGATGAGAACGGGACACCACGCTGGGCAGAATTGCTACCTGCTCTTTGAAACCCTTTCTGGAGAGGTTTCCGGAGTTAAAAAGCATTATGGCCCCAAGATAGAGAGCTACGAGAATTCAATGAGGTTTATCAGAAAGAACAGAGAATACAGCCGGTTTTTCGAGAACGGCAGATACGTCACATACAGAACGAGGAGACTGAAAAAGGTGGAGCAGGTGATAGAGCACGCCATAAGAACCCAGCACGAGTCGATGGGAAAGGACGTCTCTGACTACATAAGATACGGATCCGTGTATTCTGGGAGGGAAATACTGAAGCTCGACGACCTTCTCCACACCCTGGCTGACTTTCTGGGGGTGAAAGAATGA
- a CDS encoding AAA family ATPase — MTGKSRGEVRYVILKPLGYPLKASYHEYPKVDNLKVFDRYAKDQWKGEYIFKGKMLFDVRMFPDFAFEVVNCEPEEGMIGDGTIFLVESKSNDITTELVVDVGLEDVVGQDEAKKKARIILEYLKNPKKFGKWAPKNVLFYGPPGTGKTMTAKALANEAHVPFLSVKSTKLIGEHVGDGARRIHELYERARQLSPCIVFLDEFDSIALDRSYQDLRGDVSEVVNALLTELDGIEMNDGICTIAATNRIDMLDASIRSRFEEEIEFRLPGLEERQKILEKNLSDFPVSVNADLNEIARVTEGFSGRDLVEKVIKASLHRAIVEGKDVLNTEDFIMSISRVSKPSKQPPKQMFV, encoded by the coding sequence ATGACTGGCAAGAGTAGAGGAGAGGTCAGATACGTCATACTCAAACCTCTTGGTTATCCGCTCAAGGCGAGCTATCATGAGTATCCCAAGGTGGACAACCTGAAGGTATTTGACCGCTATGCAAAAGACCAGTGGAAGGGAGAGTATATCTTTAAGGGAAAGATGCTATTCGACGTTAGAATGTTTCCGGATTTTGCCTTCGAGGTTGTTAACTGCGAGCCGGAAGAGGGTATGATCGGTGACGGCACGATATTTCTCGTGGAGAGCAAATCAAACGATATAACTACCGAGCTTGTTGTGGATGTGGGGCTTGAGGATGTTGTTGGCCAGGATGAGGCGAAGAAGAAGGCAAGGATAATTCTCGAATATCTCAAAAATCCAAAGAAGTTTGGAAAATGGGCTCCGAAGAACGTCCTATTTTACGGTCCTCCCGGGACCGGAAAGACCATGACAGCAAAAGCCCTCGCAAACGAGGCTCACGTCCCGTTTCTCTCTGTGAAATCCACCAAGCTCATAGGCGAGCATGTTGGGGATGGTGCGAGGAGAATTCATGAGCTGTATGAAAGGGCGAGGCAGCTCTCCCCGTGCATTGTTTTCCTCGATGAATTTGACAGCATTGCCCTTGACAGGAGCTATCAGGACCTGAGGGGCGATGTGAGCGAGGTCGTGAACGCCCTTCTCACCGAGCTTGATGGAATAGAGATGAACGATGGTATCTGCACAATTGCGGCCACAAACAGAATAGATATGCTTGACGCATCCATCCGGAGCAGATTTGAGGAAGAGATAGAGTTCAGATTGCCGGGTCTTGAGGAGAGGCAGAAAATACTTGAGAAGAACCTTTCGGACTTTCCGGTTTCTGTCAACGCTGATCTGAATGAGATAGCAAGGGTCACTGAAGGTTTCTCCGGAAGGGACCTTGTTGAAAAGGTGATCAAAGCCTCTCTCCATCGTGCCATCGTCGAGGGCAAGGACGTGCTGAACACCGAGGACTTCATAATGTCCATAAGCAGAGTGTCCAAACCGTCGAAACAACCTCCAAAACAGATGTTTGTTTAG